Proteins from a genomic interval of Desulfovibrio piger:
- a CDS encoding 4-hydroxybenzoate octaprenyltransferase, whose translation MIRIEHSIFALPYAWAGSVMAAGGMPPWDKLVLLTIAMVGVRSFAMGINRIFDLPFDRENPRTANRHLVTGEISVRQAWIFSLVMAAIFVLACAAINTVCLILSVPALIFAAVYSLTKRFSAVCHFWLGATLGLAPLAGALAVNPEGLAMGPIMLFFAVTFWVGAFDIYYSFQDYDFDVAFRLCSVPSVYGPDTALAIAGFSHAVTSIFLFLTGIAAGLAWPWYVLWAGVSAILFWEHHLMRPQDLSRVNMVFFTLNGIISPLVLVGVILGVVL comes from the coding sequence ATGATCCGCATCGAGCACTCCATCTTCGCCCTGCCCTACGCCTGGGCCGGTTCGGTCATGGCCGCCGGCGGCATGCCGCCGTGGGACAAGCTCGTCCTGCTGACCATCGCCATGGTGGGCGTGCGTTCCTTCGCCATGGGCATCAACCGTATCTTCGACCTGCCCTTTGACCGCGAGAACCCCCGCACCGCCAACCGCCATCTGGTCACCGGCGAGATCAGCGTGCGCCAGGCCTGGATCTTCTCCCTGGTCATGGCGGCCATCTTCGTGCTGGCCTGTGCGGCCATCAACACGGTCTGTCTCATCCTCTCGGTGCCAGCCCTGATCTTTGCCGCCGTCTACAGCCTGACCAAGCGTTTCTCGGCCGTCTGCCACTTCTGGCTGGGGGCCACCCTTGGCCTGGCGCCGCTGGCCGGTGCCCTGGCCGTGAATCCCGAGGGCCTGGCCATGGGGCCCATCATGCTCTTCTTTGCCGTGACCTTCTGGGTGGGCGCCTTCGACATCTACTATTCCTTCCAGGACTATGATTTCGATGTGGCCTTCCGCCTTTGCTCCGTGCCCTCGGTCTACGGCCCGGACACCGCGCTGGCCATTGCCGGTTTCTCCCATGCCGTCACGTCCATCTTCCTGTTCCTGACCGGTATCGCCGCCGGTCTGGCCTGGCCCTGGTATGTGCTCTGGGCCGGTGTGTCCGCCATCCTGTTCTGGGAACATCATCTGATGCGTCCGCAGGACCTCAGCCGCGTGAACATGGTCTTCTTCACCCTCAACGGCATCATCTCGCCGCTGGTGCTGGTGGGCGTCATCCTGGGAGTGGTGCTCTAA
- a CDS encoding IS1 family transposase (programmed frameshift): protein MQYCPKCASERIVKNGRHLERQRFRCKDCGFQFTRDTPRGRPATEKAMAILLYTLGLSFNAIARIYGVATSTVMRWVRDFAEKTYEKPSPGEAVIIELDEMWHYLHFKKNKLWLWKAYCRDTGQLIDWECGNRDQSTLARLMARLRRWSVWFFCTDNWKVYPREIPEDDLIQGKRGTVRIERNNARQRHWFARFKCKSQVVSRSLRMVDLTISLFARFHVNGQREDILSFF from the exons ATGCAATACTGTCCAAAATGTGCGTCAGAGCGGATTGTGAAGAATGGAAGACACTTGGAGCGTCAGAGATTTCGCTGCAAAGACTGCGGTTTTCAATTTACCCGTGACACTCCCAGAGGACGACCGGCAACGGAAAAGGCAATGGCCATCCTGCTTTATACTTTGGGCCTTTCGTTTAATGCCATAGCACGTATTTATGGAGTTGCAACATCGACCGTCATGCGTTGGGTCCGGGATTTCGCTGAAAAAACTTATGAAAAGCCTTCTCCTGGGGAAGCTGTCATCATAGAACTTGATGAGATGTGGCACTATTTGCATT TCAAAAAAAACAAACTATGGCTCTGGAAAGCTTATTGTCGCGATACCGGTCAACTCATTGACTGGGAATGTGGCAATCGTGACCAAAGCACTCTTGCAAGATTGATGGCAAGGCTTCGCCGTTGGTCTGTCTGGTTCTTCTGTACCGACAACTGGAAAGTATATCCACGGGAAATACCCGAGGACGACCTCATTCAAGGAAAACGGGGAACCGTGCGAATTGAACGAAATAATGCCCGCCAAAGACACTGGTTTGCCCGTTTCAAATGTAAATCTCAGGTGGTTTCAAGGTCCTTGCGAATGGTTGATCTCACAATATCTCTCTTTGCCAGATTTCATGTGAACGGGCAAAGAGAAGATATTTTATCATTCTTTTAG
- the yjgA gene encoding ribosome biogenesis factor YjgA, translating to MPRKKQYQWDVETNGQEAPEQLSRSAKKRQSSALQDLGAELTKLPVNELDRLPLTPDLLEALRLYARISNREGKRRQLQFIGRLMREVDAGPLAEAIEARKNGQQADAARLHLAEQWREKLLSAAEADVEDLLAAFPWPDAEAAGRLELEKLLAEARKEDDRRPPHARRALFRGIMRLLEQR from the coding sequence ATGCCGCGCAAGAAACAGTATCAGTGGGATGTGGAGACCAACGGGCAGGAAGCCCCCGAACAGCTCAGCCGCTCGGCCAAAAAGCGCCAGAGCTCGGCCCTGCAGGATCTGGGCGCCGAGCTGACCAAGCTGCCCGTCAACGAACTGGACAGGCTGCCCCTGACGCCCGATCTGCTGGAGGCTCTGCGTCTGTATGCCCGCATCAGCAACCGTGAAGGCAAGCGCCGCCAGCTGCAGTTCATAGGCCGCCTCATGCGCGAGGTGGACGCCGGGCCGCTGGCCGAAGCCATCGAGGCCCGCAAGAACGGCCAGCAGGCCGATGCCGCCCGTCTGCACCTGGCCGAACAGTGGCGGGAAAAGCTGCTCTCCGCTGCCGAGGCGGACGTGGAGGATCTTCTGGCGGCCTTCCCCTGGCCCGATGCCGAAGCCGCGGGACGCCTGGAGCTGGAAAAACTGCTGGCCGAAGCCCGCAAGGAAGATGACCGGCGTCCGCCCCACGCCCGCCGCGCCCTCTTCCGGGGCATCATGCGTCTGCTGGAACAGCGTTAG